In a single window of the Acidobacteriaceae bacterium genome:
- a CDS encoding DPP IV N-terminal domain-containing protein — protein sequence MNRKFVAALLVSSAISLHAQRTYTAQDYSQAERWMGYNVNPLVDHTVSDVKYLTDGRVFFRDPSAGNVAFRIADARTGKVDLAFDTKKLAAALSKASGREIDAAHLRIDDYTPEAKGFAVTVRSQNFHCTANAESCTLEAPPQPVQHPEQKPNAQPPAGVSSTQTGNAQMNARPKPPQATSTRPTRPGRSRAPFDVSPDKKLAAFIRDNNLWVRVEATGEERQLTTDGVKDYGYATDNAGWTHSDAPILIWSPDSKKIATFQQDQRKDGMMYLVSVTNRHPTLEAWRYPLLGDKDITKIERVIIDVDSGKMVRLKMPPDEHRSTLCDDVSCRGGSGWDDVKFSPDTKTLAFVSTSRDHKDEWFRVANTETGEVRTIYHEHVPTYYESGQGKVNWFYLPASNEFLWYSERSDWGQMYLYDLTTGQLKNQITHGDGPVTQVLNVDEKNRVLYFLATGKEKGQDPYFTHYYRVNFDGSNQQLLTPENADHAITPSPDGASFVDVYSTRETPETAVLRDNTGKLIATLAHQDISKLLAAGWKPPTPITVNARDGKTPLYGFLWKPTNFDASKKYPIVDYVYPGPQIGSCGSRSFLPASNDDQALADLGFVVVCIDGMGTPFRSKSFHDVHADTPAEMGEATIPDQVAGIKQLAAENPWIDINRVGIWGHSGGGNATASAMFHYPDFFKVGWSESGNHDNRDYEDDWDEKYAGLEVIGPNGEDNYEAQANQNYAGNLKGHLMLVHGTMDDNVPPTNTLMVVQALMNANKSFDMLMVPNAHHGYGEESQYIMRRRWDYFVRYLAGGIPPENYQMKSYDDVIRAMYGPNGN from the coding sequence ATGAATAGAAAATTCGTCGCCGCTCTGTTGGTCTCTTCAGCCATTTCCCTCCACGCACAGCGAACCTATACGGCCCAGGATTATTCGCAGGCCGAGCGTTGGATGGGCTACAACGTGAACCCGCTGGTGGATCACACCGTGAGCGACGTGAAGTATCTCACCGACGGGCGCGTTTTCTTCCGTGACCCGTCTGCTGGCAACGTTGCTTTCCGGATCGCCGACGCGCGCACAGGCAAGGTAGATCTCGCCTTCGACACGAAAAAGCTCGCAGCTGCTCTGAGCAAAGCGAGCGGGCGTGAGATCGACGCCGCCCATCTGCGCATCGACGATTACACACCCGAGGCAAAAGGATTTGCGGTGACCGTGCGTTCGCAGAATTTTCATTGCACCGCCAACGCAGAGAGCTGCACTTTGGAAGCTCCTCCGCAGCCCGTCCAGCACCCTGAACAGAAACCAAACGCCCAGCCACCCGCGGGCGTCAGTTCCACGCAAACCGGGAACGCGCAGATGAACGCGCGCCCGAAGCCGCCTCAGGCGACGTCTACCAGGCCTACGCGCCCCGGCCGCAGCCGCGCTCCATTTGATGTGTCCCCTGACAAGAAGCTCGCGGCGTTCATTCGCGACAACAATCTCTGGGTTCGGGTTGAGGCCACCGGCGAAGAGCGGCAGCTCACCACGGACGGCGTGAAGGATTACGGCTACGCCACTGACAACGCCGGGTGGACACATTCCGATGCGCCGATCCTCATCTGGTCGCCCGACTCCAAAAAAATCGCAACGTTTCAACAGGATCAACGCAAGGACGGCATGATGTACCTCGTGTCCGTCACCAACCGTCACCCGACGCTCGAGGCCTGGCGCTATCCGCTCCTCGGCGACAAGGACATCACCAAGATTGAGCGCGTCATCATCGACGTGGACAGCGGCAAGATGGTTCGCCTCAAGATGCCGCCCGACGAACACCGCAGCACACTCTGCGACGATGTCAGCTGTCGCGGCGGCTCCGGCTGGGATGATGTGAAGTTTTCCCCCGACACCAAAACGCTCGCGTTCGTCTCCACCTCGCGCGATCACAAAGACGAGTGGTTCCGTGTCGCGAATACCGAAACCGGCGAAGTCCGGACCATCTACCACGAGCACGTGCCCACCTATTACGAGTCCGGTCAGGGCAAAGTGAACTGGTTCTACCTGCCCGCCTCCAATGAATTTCTCTGGTACTCGGAGCGCAGCGATTGGGGCCAGATGTATCTCTATGACCTCACTACCGGTCAGCTAAAGAACCAGATCACGCATGGCGATGGCCCCGTTACGCAAGTCCTTAACGTTGACGAGAAGAACCGCGTCCTCTACTTCCTCGCAACCGGTAAAGAGAAGGGTCAGGATCCATATTTCACGCACTACTATCGCGTGAACTTCGACGGCTCAAACCAGCAACTGCTGACGCCCGAAAACGCAGATCACGCGATTACACCCTCTCCCGACGGTGCATCCTTCGTCGACGTCTACTCCACTCGCGAGACACCCGAGACCGCTGTCCTTCGCGACAATACCGGGAAGCTCATCGCCACTCTCGCGCATCAGGACATCTCGAAGCTATTGGCCGCGGGCTGGAAGCCGCCGACACCGATCACCGTGAACGCGCGTGACGGCAAGACGCCGCTCTATGGATTCCTCTGGAAGCCAACCAATTTCGACGCCTCGAAGAAGTATCCGATCGTCGACTACGTCTATCCCGGACCACAGATCGGCTCCTGCGGTTCGCGCAGCTTCTTGCCTGCGAGCAACGACGATCAGGCACTCGCCGATCTCGGCTTCGTCGTCGTCTGCATCGATGGCATGGGCACTCCATTCCGCAGCAAGAGCTTCCACGACGTGCATGCGGACACGCCTGCGGAGATGGGCGAGGCCACCATTCCGGACCAGGTTGCCGGCATCAAGCAACTCGCAGCCGAAAATCCCTGGATTGATATCAACCGCGTCGGCATCTGGGGTCACTCCGGCGGGGGCAACGCCACGGCTTCAGCGATGTTCCACTACCCCGACTTCTTCAAGGTCGGCTGGTCCGAAAGCGGTAACCATGACAACCGCGACTACGAGGACGACTGGGACGAGAAGTACGCCGGCCTTGAGGTCATTGGACCGAACGGCGAGGACAACTACGAGGCGCAAGCCAACCAGAACTACGCGGGCAATCTGAAAGGCCATCTGATGCTCGTGCACGGCACGATGGATGACAACGTCCCGCCAACGAACACGCTAATGGTTGTGCAGGCGCTGATGAACGCGAATAAGAGCTTCGACATGCTCATGGTCCCGAACGCCCACCACGGCTATGGCGAGGAGTCGCAGTACATCATGCGCCGGCGCTGGGACTACTTCGTTCGCTATCTGGCCGGAGGCATCCCGCCTGAAAATTACCAGATGAAAAGCTACGACGACGTGATCCGCGCCATGTACGGTCCGAACGGAAACTAA
- a CDS encoding lipopolysaccharide biosynthesis protein produces MDSGTRRRLVLGFISNWVSRLAGTIIQLIQVPVFLHFWDKTLYGEWLIIIAIPSYLTFSSIGFGSVAGNEMTMLMARGEQEEALRVFQSCWWFIIGVCSIVVIALAAALYYLPIGQWLKLHLITPDDAKWIFFYLGCATLFGQLEQLVQSSYTCVGRYPYGTFIKSCLSLIAFAVMLVPVIMGRGARATALWFAVANAAGTVILCIMARRDIPWLRYGWSHAKFSEIRRLAAPAVAFMGFPIGNALNLQGTLLAVQYALGPDDVVNFGTARTVSRVALQMVQMVNSTFWPELSSSYGARNFELVRTLHRRACQVALVIAVALIMAMMTIGPWFLTHWTAHKVPPSPRLLFLLLLSVLFYSLWSTSSTLIAAINQHRKLAAYYIAATGVTLVVTYFMARLYGLLGAAGSLILSEIIMDTYVLPTSLRLSHDTWGGFFRSLWHVPNALRPRALLARLRRTGEPETPHPEPDA; encoded by the coding sequence ATGGACAGCGGAACTCGCCGGCGGCTGGTGTTGGGCTTCATCTCGAACTGGGTCAGCCGCCTCGCCGGCACCATCATCCAGCTCATCCAGGTTCCCGTCTTTCTGCACTTCTGGGACAAGACGCTCTATGGCGAGTGGCTCATCATCATCGCCATTCCGAGTTACCTCACCTTCTCCAGCATCGGCTTTGGCTCGGTCGCAGGCAACGAGATGACCATGCTGATGGCGCGCGGCGAGCAGGAAGAGGCTCTGCGCGTCTTTCAAAGCTGTTGGTGGTTCATCATTGGCGTCTGTTCGATCGTAGTGATTGCCTTGGCTGCGGCCCTGTACTATCTGCCCATTGGACAATGGCTGAAGCTGCACCTCATCACGCCGGACGACGCAAAATGGATCTTCTTCTATCTGGGCTGCGCAACCTTGTTCGGCCAGCTTGAGCAGCTTGTCCAGTCGTCATACACCTGCGTCGGACGATATCCCTACGGCACATTCATCAAGAGCTGCCTTTCCCTCATTGCCTTCGCCGTGATGCTGGTGCCCGTCATCATGGGGCGCGGAGCACGCGCGACCGCACTCTGGTTCGCCGTTGCGAACGCCGCCGGAACGGTCATTCTCTGCATCATGGCGCGCCGCGATATCCCATGGCTGCGGTACGGCTGGTCGCACGCGAAGTTCTCCGAGATCCGTCGGCTCGCAGCACCAGCAGTGGCATTCATGGGCTTTCCCATCGGCAACGCACTCAATCTTCAAGGCACGCTTCTAGCCGTGCAGTATGCTCTTGGACCGGACGACGTCGTCAACTTCGGCACCGCACGAACTGTCTCACGCGTGGCGCTACAGATGGTCCAGATGGTCAACAGCACATTCTGGCCGGAGCTCTCAAGCTCCTACGGTGCGCGCAACTTCGAGCTCGTGCGCACGCTCCATCGTCGCGCCTGCCAGGTGGCTCTTGTAATCGCGGTGGCTCTGATCATGGCGATGATGACCATCGGACCATGGTTCCTCACTCATTGGACGGCGCACAAGGTCCCACCAAGCCCACGGCTGCTTTTCCTGCTACTGCTCAGCGTGCTCTTCTACTCGCTCTGGTCGACGAGCTCCACCTTGATCGCAGCCATCAATCAGCACCGCAAGCTGGCCGCGTACTATATCGCCGCAACCGGCGTCACGCTCGTTGTGACCTACTTCATGGCACGCCTCTACGGCCTGCTCGGGGCTGCGGGGTCTTTGATCCTCTCCGAAATCATCATGGACACCTACGTCCTGCCGACGAGTCTTCGGCTCTCGCATGACACCTGGGGAGGCTTTTTCCGTTCGCTCTGGCACGTCCCAAATGCGTTGCGCCCGCGTGCGCTTCTCGCGCGTTTGCGCCGCACGGGGGAGCCCGAGACGCCCCACCCCGAGCCGGATGCCTAA
- a CDS encoding glycosyltransferase family A protein has protein sequence MASPIRFSVGIPTRNQAGYLRQTLDSLLAQTRPPDEIVVSDHQSTDETPAVLAEYAAKHPDLIRVVQPPAGSNLTAQYNFTLSSQTGDWITLLSSDDLALPNFCACFVQAAEQHPEAALIRAPWQNIDASGNVLSHDYLLSVPRVQHAPATLLSQRFGPKVSFAAFAIRRDAYIASGPIPRDLESLADWALFLQLTPFGDFIRTSEIVSGYRVGHEGNRFRARAPMWLRDELRIFSQVMPLAADRLKLQDRKWIADASRANLRRYLAAACSELPVEDRALLVPDLMSWAKSNGQVPLVDRFARGESIRPRVTILSFARGLLRPLAHRLAHSAANR, from the coding sequence ATGGCCAGCCCGATCCGATTTTCGGTGGGAATTCCGACTCGCAATCAGGCTGGCTATCTTCGGCAGACGCTGGATTCGCTGCTCGCGCAGACCAGGCCGCCCGACGAGATCGTCGTTTCCGACCACCAGAGCACAGACGAAACTCCGGCGGTCCTCGCGGAATATGCTGCAAAACATCCGGACCTCATTCGAGTGGTCCAGCCGCCTGCTGGCTCGAATCTCACTGCACAGTACAACTTCACGCTTTCATCGCAGACGGGCGACTGGATAACTCTCCTTTCCAGTGACGACCTCGCCCTCCCAAACTTCTGTGCGTGTTTCGTGCAGGCCGCCGAGCAGCATCCTGAAGCTGCGTTGATCCGAGCACCATGGCAAAACATTGATGCCTCGGGGAACGTTCTTTCGCACGATTACCTGCTCAGCGTCCCGAGAGTGCAGCATGCGCCCGCGACGCTTCTCTCGCAACGCTTTGGCCCGAAGGTCAGCTTTGCGGCTTTCGCAATCCGGCGCGATGCTTACATTGCATCCGGCCCGATTCCTCGTGATCTCGAATCATTGGCAGATTGGGCTCTGTTTCTTCAACTCACTCCGTTCGGAGACTTCATTCGCACGTCGGAGATCGTCAGTGGTTATCGAGTCGGGCACGAGGGCAATCGCTTTCGTGCGCGCGCTCCCATGTGGCTCCGTGACGAGCTGCGGATTTTCAGTCAAGTCATGCCGCTCGCGGCAGACCGTCTGAAGCTGCAGGATCGCAAGTGGATTGCGGACGCAAGCCGCGCCAACCTTCGACGCTATCTCGCCGCAGCGTGCAGCGAACTTCCGGTGGAAGATCGAGCGCTGCTCGTGCCGGACCTGATGTCCTGGGCCAAATCCAATGGCCAAGTCCCTCTGGTTGACCGTTTCGCGCGCGGCGAGTCGATCCGTCCCAGGGTCACCATATTGTCCTTCGCACGCGGACTCCTTCGCCCGCTCGCTCACCGCCTCGCCCACAGCGCGGCGAACCGGTAA
- the dnaG gene encoding DNA primase — MADNFAQTVKQQTDIVRIVGEYIKLRKSGANWSALCPFHKEKSGSFYLYPGTASYYCFGCHEHGDVFTFVMKMDNVSFPEAVRSVATKMGIPLPQREFSSAHDAREAGLRKQLLEIHEAATQYFQQNLHSPEAARAREYMSSRGITPETVKTFRLGYAPESFNDMRDRLGKFFSEEVLRASGLFSSKERDDGSSGPLYARFRKRITFPICNEQGKPIAFTARLLDAADEKSGPKYLNSPETPLYTKSQVLFNLDKAKAGIKAKDAALLVEGQMDCISLFMQGIDNVIATSGTAFGEHQSRMLARFTKKVWLNFDPDSAGQNAAEKTLGLLVEDGFEVRVITLEGGLDPDGFVREHGIQAYAEAVRGAARYSDFLITRAQNEFPQRTPEAKVKALNFLLPHIRRIPNAIVRNEFATNAAQKLGIESSLVMQELKQAAQQRLESVRAAQPRAVTEVERILLSALILPEADSARALAAETLAANPGWYSELSTAPVIEVLTNAPPPDNPFDAAPDASSRALLAAALHASSELPESDNDRQSLTERVRGALQTLQERYWDRRGRELRAAMSEAQRRGDEQMLQRLMQEKIALDRERRQRS; from the coding sequence ATGGCCGACAACTTCGCACAAACCGTCAAGCAGCAGACAGACATCGTGCGCATCGTCGGCGAGTACATCAAGCTGCGGAAGTCCGGTGCGAACTGGTCCGCCCTATGCCCGTTCCACAAGGAAAAGTCCGGCTCCTTCTACCTCTATCCCGGGACCGCAAGCTATTACTGCTTTGGCTGCCACGAGCACGGCGATGTCTTCACCTTCGTGATGAAGATGGACAACGTCAGCTTTCCCGAGGCAGTGCGCTCAGTTGCCACGAAGATGGGAATCCCGCTGCCTCAGCGCGAGTTCTCCTCCGCGCATGACGCACGTGAGGCAGGCCTGCGCAAACAGCTTCTCGAAATTCATGAAGCGGCAACACAGTATTTTCAACAAAACCTGCATTCGCCGGAGGCCGCACGAGCACGCGAATACATGAGCTCGCGTGGCATTACGCCGGAGACGGTCAAGACCTTCCGCCTCGGGTATGCCCCCGAGAGTTTCAACGATATGCGTGACCGCCTCGGGAAATTCTTCAGCGAAGAGGTGCTGCGTGCGAGCGGCCTCTTCAGCTCGAAGGAGCGTGACGACGGCTCCTCTGGACCGCTGTACGCGCGTTTTCGGAAGCGAATCACATTCCCGATCTGCAATGAGCAGGGAAAGCCAATTGCCTTTACCGCCCGATTGCTCGATGCTGCCGACGAAAAGTCCGGTCCGAAGTATCTGAACTCACCTGAGACTCCGCTCTATACGAAGAGCCAGGTCCTCTTCAATTTGGACAAAGCGAAGGCTGGAATCAAAGCGAAAGATGCCGCCTTGCTCGTCGAAGGCCAGATGGATTGCATCTCGTTGTTCATGCAGGGAATAGATAACGTCATCGCAACGAGCGGAACAGCCTTCGGCGAACATCAGTCGCGTATGCTTGCCCGCTTCACAAAAAAGGTCTGGCTCAACTTCGACCCTGATTCGGCTGGTCAAAACGCAGCCGAGAAGACCCTCGGCCTTCTTGTAGAAGACGGGTTCGAGGTGCGCGTGATCACGCTCGAAGGCGGGCTCGATCCCGATGGATTTGTGCGTGAACATGGCATTCAGGCATACGCCGAGGCTGTCCGTGGCGCTGCTCGTTACTCTGACTTCCTGATTACACGCGCGCAAAATGAATTTCCGCAGAGAACACCTGAAGCGAAGGTAAAGGCACTGAACTTTCTTCTGCCGCACATTCGCCGCATTCCGAACGCGATCGTGCGCAACGAGTTCGCGACCAACGCCGCGCAGAAGCTCGGCATCGAGAGCTCACTCGTAATGCAGGAGCTGAAACAGGCCGCGCAGCAGCGTCTGGAAAGCGTTCGTGCGGCTCAGCCGCGCGCCGTCACTGAGGTCGAGCGCATTCTGCTTTCCGCGCTCATCCTGCCCGAAGCCGATTCAGCGCGGGCGCTTGCGGCTGAGACACTCGCGGCCAACCCGGGATGGTACAGCGAACTCTCCACGGCGCCCGTGATCGAGGTTCTGACCAACGCACCTCCGCCAGACAATCCGTTCGATGCCGCGCCGGACGCAAGTTCACGCGCACTGTTGGCCGCCGCGCTCCACGCATCCTCTGAGCTTCCTGAATCAGATAACGACCGCCAAAGCCTTACCGAGCGAGTTCGAGGCGCTCTTCAGACCCTCCAGGAGCGCTATTGGGATCGGCGCGGCCGCGAGCTGCGCGCCGCTATGAGCGAGGCGCAACGTCGTGGCGACGAGCAGATGCTTCAGCGTCTCATGCAGGAGAAGATTGCTCTCGACCGCGAGCGAAGGCAGCGATCCTAG